The following proteins are encoded in a genomic region of Paraburkholderia flagellata:
- a CDS encoding amino acid ABC transporter ATP-binding protein produces the protein MASNLAQTTPSPLAQVSAGPVILNIAGLRKRYGNNDVLRGVDLQVRAGELVCVIGPSGSGKSTMLRCCNLLEVPTDGKIVANGHDVTNPSTDINKVRQDVGMVFQQFNLYPHLNALDNVALALRKVQKRPKAEAHRLAQAALEQVGLGHKAQAMPGQLSGGQQQRVGIARAVALQPHIILFDEPTSALDPELVEDVLNVMRDLRSRGMTMLVVTHEMAFAHAAADRVVFMDGGVVVEQGSAADVFEHPREARTRAFLSRYGNRVTS, from the coding sequence ATGGCAAGCAACCTCGCCCAGACGACGCCCTCCCCGCTCGCCCAGGTCAGCGCTGGGCCGGTCATCCTCAATATCGCGGGGCTGCGCAAACGCTACGGAAACAACGACGTGCTACGCGGCGTGGACCTGCAGGTGCGCGCTGGCGAACTGGTGTGCGTGATCGGGCCGTCGGGTTCCGGCAAAAGCACGATGCTGCGCTGCTGCAACCTGCTCGAAGTGCCGACCGACGGAAAGATCGTCGCCAACGGACACGACGTGACGAACCCGTCGACCGACATCAACAAGGTGCGTCAGGACGTCGGCATGGTGTTCCAGCAGTTCAACTTGTATCCGCATCTGAACGCGCTCGACAACGTCGCGCTCGCGCTGCGCAAGGTGCAAAAGCGCCCGAAGGCGGAAGCGCACAGGCTGGCGCAGGCCGCGCTCGAACAGGTCGGTCTCGGCCACAAGGCGCAGGCGATGCCAGGGCAACTATCCGGCGGCCAGCAGCAGCGTGTGGGCATCGCGCGGGCCGTGGCGCTGCAGCCGCACATCATTCTCTTCGACGAACCGACCAGCGCGCTCGATCCCGAACTCGTCGAAGACGTGCTCAACGTGATGCGCGACCTGCGCTCGCGCGGCATGACCATGCTGGTCGTCACGCACGAAATGGCGTTTGCCCATGCGGCCGCCGATCGCGTCGTCTTCATGGATGGCGGCGTGGTGGTCGAGCAAGGCAGCGCCGCTGACGTCTTCGAACATCCGCGCGAAGCGCGCACGCGCGCGTTCCTCTCGCGCTACGGCAATCGGGTGACGTCATGA
- the hydA gene encoding dihydropyrimidinase — protein MALSGTSSPASARFDLTIRNGRICNADGTQEADIGVKDGVIVAIGPNLAPGLRDVDAAGKWVLPGGIDSHTHIEQLSGMGVMCADDFYSGTVSAAFGGTTTVLSFAAQHRNDRIPDVLADYSARAKAKAVIDYGFHLILTNPDDASLTQDLPTVIRDGITSLKVYMTYDKLKLDDHQLLDVMAVAGEHGALVMMHAENHDMIKWVAQRLLERGHKAPRFHAVAHDPLVEAEATHRAIALSRLIDVPLLMVHMSSREAIATIRHAQNIGAPIYAESCPQYLFLEAKDSDLDGMEGAKYCCSPPPGDADSQEAVWLGFLDGTLNVYSSDHAPYRFDASGKLPRGGDTTFKEMANGVPGIELRLPLLFSEGVMKGRLSIEKFVALTATNHAHMYGLAPRKGSLAIGADADLAVWDPHHKVTVTASILHDRVGYTPYEGRELHGWPVEVYSRGRCVVSGNQLHVEAGSGQFIARSRPAPVVERTGASATRGAFRSLIGLNGPRHEQ, from the coding sequence CGCGGACGGCACGCAGGAAGCCGACATCGGCGTGAAGGACGGGGTGATCGTGGCCATCGGGCCCAACCTGGCACCCGGCCTGCGCGACGTCGACGCAGCGGGCAAGTGGGTGCTGCCGGGCGGCATCGATAGTCATACCCATATCGAGCAGCTTTCCGGCATGGGCGTGATGTGTGCCGACGACTTCTACTCCGGCACCGTCTCGGCCGCGTTCGGCGGCACCACGACCGTCCTCTCGTTCGCCGCGCAGCATCGCAACGACCGTATCCCCGACGTGCTCGCCGACTACTCGGCGCGCGCCAAAGCCAAGGCGGTGATCGACTACGGGTTTCACCTGATCCTCACGAATCCCGACGACGCGTCACTCACGCAGGATCTGCCCACGGTGATTCGCGACGGCATTACGTCGCTCAAGGTCTACATGACCTACGACAAGCTCAAGCTCGACGATCATCAGTTGCTCGACGTGATGGCGGTCGCGGGCGAACACGGCGCGCTGGTGATGATGCACGCCGAGAACCACGACATGATCAAGTGGGTCGCGCAGCGCCTGCTCGAACGCGGCCACAAGGCACCCAGGTTCCACGCCGTCGCGCACGACCCGCTCGTCGAAGCGGAAGCGACGCATCGCGCGATCGCGCTGTCGCGTCTGATCGACGTGCCGCTGCTGATGGTGCATATGAGCAGCCGTGAGGCGATCGCGACGATCCGTCATGCGCAGAACATCGGCGCGCCGATCTACGCGGAAAGCTGCCCGCAATATCTCTTTCTCGAAGCGAAAGACAGCGATCTCGACGGCATGGAAGGCGCGAAGTACTGTTGCAGTCCGCCGCCCGGCGACGCCGATTCGCAGGAAGCGGTGTGGCTGGGCTTTCTCGACGGCACGCTGAACGTCTACTCGTCCGATCACGCGCCCTATCGTTTCGATGCGTCAGGCAAGCTGCCCAGGGGCGGCGATACGACCTTCAAGGAAATGGCCAACGGCGTGCCCGGCATCGAACTGCGTCTGCCGCTGCTGTTCTCCGAGGGCGTGATGAAAGGTCGTCTAAGCATCGAGAAGTTTGTCGCGCTGACGGCGACCAACCATGCGCACATGTACGGCCTCGCGCCGCGCAAGGGCAGCCTCGCGATCGGCGCGGATGCCGACCTCGCCGTGTGGGACCCGCACCACAAGGTGACCGTGACCGCCTCGATCCTCCACGACCGCGTGGGCTACACGCCGTACGAAGGCCGCGAGCTTCACGGCTGGCCGGTCGAGGTCTACAGCCGCGGCCGCTGCGTGGTCAGCGGCAACCAGTTGCACGTCGAAGCCGGCAGCGGCCAGTTCATCGCCCGTTCGCGGCCCGCGCCGGTCGTCGAACGCACCGGCGCGTCCGCTACGCGCGGCGCCTTTCGCTCGCTGATCGGCCTGAACGGTCCAAGGCACGAACAGTAA
- a CDS encoding transporter substrate-binding domain-containing protein, translating into MKAFELLFRQTTLGCVLLIGVASSCWAEATPIKTAVDATFAPHAMAKLDGGVQGFNVDLGNEIAKRLGRPITIEPAEFSGLVPGLNSHRYDFLIAPVTVTPERAKTLLFSDGYLDTNYTFLEAKSTPPLTKLEDLKGKTIAVNKGSNYEGWARENKDKYGFRYDVYGGNADAVQAVLAGRANFNLAGSTVAAWAAKQNPQLQTSYTIKTGLVWAIAFRKDDTEGRAKVSSVLKCMKKDGAISALAVKWFGFKPDTTDAAIAITPGTGVPGTEGYDPTPVTLSCK; encoded by the coding sequence ATGAAGGCATTCGAGCTTCTCTTTCGCCAGACAACGCTTGGCTGCGTCCTGCTGATCGGCGTCGCATCCTCCTGCTGGGCAGAGGCCACGCCGATCAAAACCGCCGTCGACGCGACTTTCGCGCCGCACGCAATGGCGAAGCTGGACGGCGGCGTGCAGGGCTTCAACGTCGACCTGGGCAATGAGATCGCGAAGCGCCTCGGCCGCCCGATCACGATTGAGCCCGCGGAGTTCTCCGGCCTGGTGCCGGGATTGAACAGCCACCGCTACGACTTCCTGATCGCGCCGGTGACGGTCACGCCGGAACGCGCGAAAACGCTGCTTTTCTCCGACGGCTACCTGGACACCAACTACACCTTCCTCGAAGCGAAGAGCACGCCGCCGCTCACGAAGCTCGAAGACCTGAAGGGCAAGACGATCGCTGTCAACAAAGGTTCGAACTACGAAGGATGGGCGCGCGAAAACAAGGACAAATACGGCTTCCGCTACGACGTCTACGGCGGCAACGCCGATGCCGTACAGGCCGTGCTCGCGGGCCGCGCGAACTTTAACCTGGCCGGCTCGACGGTGGCCGCGTGGGCGGCGAAGCAGAACCCGCAACTGCAAACCAGCTACACGATCAAGACCGGTCTCGTCTGGGCGATCGCGTTCCGCAAGGACGATACCGAAGGCCGCGCCAAAGTGTCGAGCGTGCTCAAGTGCATGAAGAAAGACGGCGCGATCTCGGCGCTCGCCGTGAAGTGGTTCGGTTTCAAACCGGACACCACCGACGCCGCCATCGCCATCACGCCGGGAACTGGCGTCCCAGGCACGGAAGGCTACGACCCGACACCCGTCACACTGTCATGCAAATGA